Part of the Plasmodium vinckei vinckei genome assembly, chromosome: PVVCY_13 genome, tttataatatttattagtctatttaatttatttaatatatataataaattattaaacgAACAAACACATATATTACAACTTCTGTATTTTGGTCGCTAAATGTGCATAGATCTGCAATACATAAAGAGGTGTATAAGCTTTATTATGAAATGGTCCCAAACAACAATACATATTCATAAATTACAACACTTACATTTGAGtgttataaattaaatattaagtATGTTGAAGTATAATCTcgatattttgtatttgaTGTTAATTTTGAGTTTGCCATATATATTGAGTCgtgatattatatattataacagTCTATTATATAAGAAATGTGAATAACcacatttaaaattatattaacacatatatatatatataacataaattatgtttattagacgaatttttgtatttaacaaaatattttatttggatGATACAATATTTGTGGtttaatattgtttatgaactttcaaaaatataataagattcgttaaaaatagttgtttataatatagCCAATATGCATTAATACtgaaatttttatgattaaTTAAGCATActacaatatataataggaaataataaatatagatgTATAAAATATCGATTGAGATTCGATAAGACAacgatatatataaaatatattttatgcatctaaaatttttaataatacataaaatataatatatttaattttttataaaaaatatgctgTTATACATcatattgtatttttatgttaaaatattaattcatATTAATAGAAACAGTTTATACGTTTTTATTGATTTACTTGTCATAATggtataaaattatattatcaatattaaTCTTGatagtttatatatattataaaatgataaaatgcattatattataaaataattaaaatgtagatatatgagtataataataaaatggcaaatatattttgttctaaaaatttttataataattaaaaaaaattaattatataggATTAgggttattattatatgcctataaatataagatagtaaatattctacaaataatattgaaatattattttattgtaaaaaattcatataattaaatattaattttatcgaAAAAGcacataataattaattttatttgaacaataatatttatactaggttattatatatccacaaacttataaatttatattttaaatatagtgGTATTacgaaataatatatgcccTAAAATGTTGCACTTTAAAACAATGAAGCATGGAAAATTAGTAATTGGTTTAAAGTATTTCTATTGAGTGCATTAATTATCTCATTGTAGTGTACAGTGGTATATTAGTAGCAATAATAGTAACAATAATGGATTAGTATGCTActaaatatgaacaatatattatgtttattcGATAGACTATATGGatataaattcattatatatataaatataatggtATTCTATAACAgtgatatataaatatatgtctTATTAATGAATAACAAATCAAtggcatataataatgtagcATAAAAAGtcattgttatatatttgttaaaGATCCAATTTGAAATATgtgattttatattataaaaaattagacAATTGAAGAAAGTTCTAAAGATTCAATTTAAGAGCCAAAAAACTAAAGagggaaataaaatactaaTAGATTATTCATATGACATCAATTGATATAATTAAGACATGTCCTATTTGGAagtaattaatttttaatgaaagTTATTTGGGTTACAAGAAGAGTTAAAATCACAGAAATAATAACAGAAAAATACAACTTATCGATGTTGAATACAAAAAGTGaattatcataataatatgaaaatataccATAAAGAAACATTTTTcacaaattataatatttacgTTTGTAgttttcattaaattaatacatataaatgcaTCCTAATTTTAAAAGACATAAACAAACAATATACAAagaaaacatttttaaaacaaagaAACAATTTATGATGGTAATTTAAAACCCTCGTTATGCAATGAAATAAATCgttttattaacaaaaatcTTCTAATATTACGATACGGGAAAAAAATCATCTAAAGCTTTTCCGATTAGGCAGATTTGCTAATTGCAGAATGCCCATCAacctaataaaaaaacataaatgtatgaatatataaaacgtttaaattttttgcaaatataatacatattatatatatgtacatttatttaaaactatatttttttaaaaaatgttgaaataaattattatattattaaaatttgtatatcgCTTACAGATGAGACAAATATGCAATCAATAAtactattatatgtatgaaGGTAATATCCAGCTATGTTAacaaatgttttttttatttttccttgTCTAATATCTTCTTCAGAATCAACTTCAATTTTGAATGAATTTGCACTTTCTATTACCgtgtttttaaattcatttttagaAGGGTGGTggtcatttatatttggtGAAGACATGACAATTATAGTTATGTCTTCTGATAtctacaaaattaataaagtgtatttgaataaattattgtGAATAACATGAAAAATACAACTTGTATATAAACAGAAGAGAATAAGTTTTCTTACTTCAACCTTTGCAGCTaaagcataaaaatatttccaaTGGCCAAAAGTCGAATTTTTGTAACGTTGTTGTATCAATACTAAATTTGGATTGTATACACGGACAATTTTccctaaaaaataataaatattatcatataacaatgacaataataaatcacGATATGCCGAATAAATAGTAGCAATAGCATGCTAATTTGactaattatttattttttgcataCTTTTAACAGAGTTAGTATTGGGATATTTGGCCCTATCAGGATCCCATAacttatttattactttaTTAAACTAATGGAagcaaagaaaaaaaaatatatatattataatcattttttaattttgatttggtttataaatttaatattgttCGTTAATTCATACCTCATTGGGattatcatatatagattgaattttttgaaaatctGTATGATCTTCATGCCtcttttcatataaaatcACATGAGCATCATCTTTTACTGGACgatatttaaaatgttcAAAATCTAAAGCATGATATTTAAAATCTCTTACAGCTTCTTTCATATATTCGACCGCATTTTTAGTTTCTTCTGGATCGGTACATAATAGATGTTTGTtgttttcatatatttcttcTGCGCtataattgataaaaatggacatatttttaat contains:
- a CDS encoding fam-a protein, whose amino-acid sequence is MNKFYIQISFFLLTIFVYVNNKTLATEIAPKTKIEQKTKIPSIPKIVSIIVSITLSKTESNTESNTESKIESNTESKTESKAVPQTVPNTESKTVSKTVSKTESKTAPKTESNTESKKKTKPSKHYPTAEEIYENNKHLLCTDPEETKNAVEYMKEAVRDFKYHALDFEHFKYRPVKDDAHVILYEKRHEDHTDFQKIQSIYDNPNEFNKVINKLWDPDRAKYPNTNSVKRKIVRVYNPNLVLIQQRYKNSTFGHWKYFYALAAKVEISEDITIIVMSSPNINDHHPSKNEFKNTVIESANSFKIEVDSEEDIRQGKIKKTFVNIAGYYLHTYNSIIDCIFVSSVDGHSAISKSA